The genomic interval GTTCATGCAAGGGTTAAGAACGATGAACAGATCATTTCACATTTTATTTTCACTGTTCCTTCCAAATTCTCCCAGTGACCCGCAATTTGAGCTCCTTCCTTTCTCCACCAGAGAAGAACAAGGCCATGTTCCGTTGGATGATAAGCCCATCATAGCTATCCCGGACCTTCCGATGGCTGTCTCTGATGCTCCGGGGAACCCCTTGCCAGATCATTTTGCGGCCAGTGCCTCCTACCTCCAGGCTGTAGCTGTAGTTCTTTGCTTCCAAGTCATCACCCATGAACCTCAGGAAGGCGATGTACACAGGCGCCATCCCCAGCTGAAATGCTTCGAAATGTAGGCAGAAGTACTGGCCAAAGCAGCTGAAAACCTAGATGGAAGCATTATAGTTACTTAGTCCATTTTGTTCAATGGAAAAGAACAGATTAGAAGGAAATTCTTAATTTTATATTGCACTTAGAAAGCAGCAAGAAAAGGTTGCAGATCAAGAGCCCTGTCCAAATGCTATTATTTGTGCTGTAAAGCagacaaagtttttttttttttttggaaatggaAGCAGATGGATATTCTGATGCATAGTTTCTTCATAGGTGAGAGATTATTTTAGACCAATAACTATGCTGCATGATCAGCATCCTCAGTTGACATGAAAAGTACAGAGTGCAATCATACTGTACAAGTGAACCAATGTTTATTTTTACAGAAAGGCTCATAAAACTCAGTACAGAAATATGGACTATCTTAGCAGACAAGTGAACCAATCTTTGCATAAGTAAACATCAGTGATATACTTCACAATAACTAACATGGTGGAGTTAATGAGGGGATACCGTAAGCATCCAGGTGGCATTCTCAACTTCATGAGGATTCGACTTGACATAGCGATGGTTGAAGGTGCAGCCATTATGCATGTCAACCTTGTGGTCATCTTTCAAGTGATTCACCAAGTATGGAATGTCACCAGCAACTGTGCATTCAGATCCAGCATATGGACAGCTATAAGGCCTATATTGGCACTGTGACTCATGCTTCAGCTTGCAGTAGTAAGGATAAATGCCTACACACCCGAAGTTCTGGTACTTGCATGGAAGTTCAAGCGACGCAGCCACCTTCTCGAGAGCAAGACATCTAATATTACCCAGTTCATGCCTACAAGTTGGACAGCGATTGTGAACCCTTGGTTTGCATCCAGAGCACAATGTATGACCATTAGAGCACTGCATTAGCAGAAAAAGAGTTGgggttacaacttacaacatAGTACAACAATGTGCATATTGTACATACTATCTTAGCTAACTTCTTTTTTGGTGCTTAAATACATGGGTAACAATTTGGTAGTGGAACAGAACATATGTGAAAAAGCAGCTCAGAATGACCGTTTTAAACCAGGAAATCATCTAGATAAGTTCAAATAGATCAGGCCAGACTACAAATATGATAGCAGGATTCAAGATAGTAAAAGCAATGCAATTAAATGAAACACGCATTTTGTTTCCCAAGTGACTTCCATACAAGAAAATATCCTTTTTAAGTGCAAAAAAGATTTAATAAGTGGTATATGTGCACCTGATGAATGGGAGGATACATTGCGCTCAGGCAGACTGGACATTCAAGCAGCTCACGCACACTGCTAGAAACTACCACATTTGGTTTTGGTGAATGCGGAACAGGATCACCAGCAAGTTCGGTAACATCCAGCACCTCAGTCTTTGGAGGATCAATTACCTCAGAACCGGAGTCATCAATATAAGTAACTGAGGCCATAAATACACTAGATATTGTAAGGGGTCCTGCTAGGAAAGAGAACTATCTGTGTTATTAGTGAGTCAAAGTAAATGACAAATTCAATGCTTAAATACttccttttaaaaaaccaatTCAACACTTCCTATTAACACTattattaacaaaaaaaatcattgccTCATCAAAGTATAGCCATATGCCCATATCCATACAGTCTCATAGTATGATTGGACACTGTTGAAGTGTTTAAGGGCTTTGAAGGAGATAGGACCATAAAGGAGCAGAAATCAAGAAAGCACATGGATAGGGCCTCACATGTGCATCGGAAGTTTTGACCAGCCAGGTCTTCATACTGCATATTGTCCTATGCAACAGATATGTCATGAATGTCTATAGTGCTTGTGATGTTTTGTATATGCTTTGTATTAAGAAAATTTAGCATACCTGTTATAAGAAAAGTGTAAATTTTGAGAAAGAGATTGGTGTGTGAACtgcatttttctttcatttgtgGATTTTATTAAAAGGTTTATATTTGTGGAAATTTGTAGTTCGTGCATTTACATCAATTAATGCTTCACTTTTTCTTTATAACCGTGGCTTCTTTTGACGAAGAAAAAGGTGGCATTTATTAAAATGTAACATAGAAAACCTTGCCAATAAACCCTAGTGCCTGCAAGTACTGTTTACAGTACCTTACTGCGGATAAAACAGAATTTCTATTTAGCACAAATCAGCTTTACTAATAACAAATCCACCTACAGTTTTTAAAgggaaaaaattaagaaaaatgcaGGAGAAGAAGTACTCCCTAACGATTAACAAAACACTAGTACTACTTTACAACCAAGATTTCATACTGAACTTTGAAATGAGACCCGTGAGCACAATCTAGCAAGTACTCTACCAACcaataatatatactccctggATCAACACATCATCAGCTGAGCATGTGAGCTCGCAAATTCGCAGTACAAATCCGAGCTAACACAATGACGGCACATCACCATTAGGCACACCATCTCTAGCTTTCCATTCATTAGTAGCCCCATTGTGCAAAAAGGAACATTCGTGGAGTAAGAAAAAGTCAAGAACCCCCAGCTCAACCAATCGAAGTTCAAAAACTTACTCGGTCAAAGCACACGGCtgacgggagagagggagggagagagagaccggCCTGTTTGAATTCAGCCATGAGGCAAGCGCATCCCGGCAACGAGAAGCCGCATCAGATCAAGAACCCTAACAAATTAACAAAGACTCGGCGCAAACCAACCCACCAAGAACGCCCCCCAAAACCCCTCCTCCGCCCTCCGGCCGCCGCATTCGAACCATTTCCGGCAGAGTCAAACCCCGTGGACTCGAACCGGACACCcgcaaagaaggaaaaaaaaaaaacaatctctGTGCCAAATAAAGAACAgccttggcaaaaaaaaaaaatcacagagcagaccaacgagagagagagagagagatcggcgGGATGTACCTCGGGGGTGGCGCGAacaagggaggaggggggagcgAGACCGGCTCCGGCGGGCTCCGGTCTCGCTCGCTGCTCgctgccggccggcggcgaccggcggaggAGGGATgaggggggaggagaaggagaagcagAAGCCGTGATGAGAGAGAGAATTCGAATTAaaagcttctctctctctctctcttctcgcgttttttgttttgttttgttgaggAGGAGTATATGTATATCTGACTAGTCTGCTGGTTTTTGTCCCGTGAAAGTTActaaccttttctctctctttcttcctcgtGGCGTTTGCGCGGGCCCACCCGTTCCCCACCTCTAGGGATTCGGcctttctttaattaatttaatgaaCTGAGTACTGAAATTAATTAACCGAAGTGGTTAACACACCATTtcgggcttgttcactttgctaccatttttaaccttatcaagttttggcattactaaattttagctaagttgtcaaaattttggcaaggttgccaaaatttggcaagatttcataattacttgctaaaatttgacaacaaatttAAGGTAGCTAAAATTTTCGGTAACTTTATCtaaaaatagtatggttgaaaataacatcaaagtgaacattaTTACGTATTGAGAAAAGTATCACAtaccataattaattaattacttaactGCAGACTTAGTATACCGTAACCAGATACAGGTGCTGggccttgggccggcccatgtCAAGGAGGGGTGTGCTTTGTTCGGAAAGGAACTGATTTGAGCTCCTCATGTCTTGCTCCCGAAAATAATGTATCCCCTCAAAGTCTCAAACCGTAAAATTACGTGTAACACCTCCCTCCCTCATCTCTGAAAACTGATGGAAACCAACTCCTTCAAGCCTTATTCGGTTACACCCGGATTTAATCCGGACCGGAATGAcaagtataataaaaaatttataatagataCAATGAGAGACTGAAATTTATTCCGGGCCGAAAA from Oryza glaberrima chromosome 3, OglaRS2, whole genome shotgun sequence carries:
- the LOC127766583 gene encoding E3 ubiquitin-protein ligase DIS1, whose product is MASVTYIDDSGSEVIDPPKTEVLDVTELAGDPVPHSPKPNVVVSSSVRELLECPVCLSAMYPPIHQCSNGHTLCSGCKPRVHNRCPTCRHELGNIRCLALEKVAASLELPCKYQNFGCVGIYPYYCKLKHESQCQYRPYSCPYAGSECTVAGDIPYLVNHLKDDHKVDMHNGCTFNHRYVKSNPHEVENATWMLTVFSCFGQYFCLHFEAFQLGMAPVYIAFLRFMGDDLEAKNYSYSLEVGGTGRKMIWQGVPRSIRDSHRKVRDSYDGLIIQRNMALFFSGGERKELKLRVTGRIWKEQ